One Carassius auratus strain Wakin chromosome 3, ASM336829v1, whole genome shotgun sequence genomic region harbors:
- the LOC113045677 gene encoding transient receptor potential cation channel subfamily M member 4-like isoform X2 translates to MIKMKIIEKENEAGVGERKSEKDQSWIPKMIKKRVCTTFVEDSSSNGALCQCGGAQELHASTTAGDHVISQWDSEQHTSECPTDAFGQLEFAGAGRRNSPFLRLAHDTPPDNVYSLMTSQWGLPVPNLVVSVVGGEGKEKVKPWVREVIRQGLVRAAQSTGAWIMTSGLREGVGRCVGEAVRDHCATASSLSQGKVIAVGVAPWGLIYQRQQLVNPQGSFPARYYVHNMPRESSCLDNNHQAFLLVDDGSVGKRGCETMFRANLEDFISHQRTGIWGSGSIEIPVLCVLIAGDAAMLERVDLSLKNSTPWLVLAGSGSAADLIASILKDLDIPLSPPGSPTLPTASEESMKRARVELRDRVREKINKHFPSETDLEKLVEQALSIYHNRELITVFHGDLEGRDDFDRIILRALVRAAKREANDASEYTEELKLAVAWDRVDIAKSELFNGGIQWRYEDLEESMTDALVNDKPHFVRLFVENGLNILDYLTYHRLESLYGSVSDCSLVSSFLQRRLQERVELAGSQTRLTLPDENSSFKSHATTLTTPSAARDLTLYEVSRVLSEIMEDVCQPFYYVTLGVEHRWASRKAMKHVNMLLQTESVYRKQRCMSPWISLFIWAVLQNRREMSIYFWEMAGESVLSALAGCKILRELSKLETETETKLSMKELSQTFENLAHDVFSECYQSNESHSFKLLIRQSPVWGSATCLQMATAADARLFFSHDGVQTLLSEIWWGDMDSNTEVWKLLLSFFLPPFIYTDLISFKEQEKDEEPEEFHPGKEFDSIEGAESLPDGINMEEDVEECNPLKGKPEASRAITQKRPFILHRWRQFWFAPVTSFLGNVLMYFLFLFLFAYILLVDFKPPPPDGPAPSELVLYFWVFTLVCEEIRQTFFVGSTTVFQRMKLYIQDIWNKCDITALTLFILGLLCRMFPWTYNFGRAVLCVDYMVFTLRLIHIFAVHKQLGPKIIIVGKMVKDVFFFLFFLGVWLMAYGVANQALLYSYDSRSGWVTRRVFYRPYMHIYGQIPLDEIDADKRHEKECTDNVTLIHQGAEPCPQSDSNWLVLILLSIYLLVTNILLVNLLIAMFSYTFNKVQEHSDVHWKFQRYNLISEYHSRPCLSPPFIIISHLHIFIKRVIQRLPSNKNQHFSTF, encoded by the exons AGCTGGATCCCAAAGATGATTAAAAAGAGAGTATGCACTACCTTTGTGGAGGACTCATCTAG taATGGGGCTTTGTGCCAGTGTGGTGGAGCACAGGAACTTCATGCATCCACAACGGCTGGTGATCATGTGATCAGCCAGTGGGACAGTGAACAACACACCTCTGAATGCCCCACTGATGCCTTTGGACAGCTGGAGTTTGCTGGAGCTGGACGCAGAAACAGTCCA TTTCTACGTCTGGCACACGATACACCTCCAGACAATGTTTACTCGCTGATGACATCGCAGTGGGGCCTGCCGGTACCCAATCTGGTGGTGTCTGTGGTTGGAGGAGAGGGAAAAGAGAAGGTAAAACCTTGGGTGCGAGAGGTGATCAGACAGGGTCTTGTCCGGGCTGCACAGAGCACAG ggGCTTGGATCATGACATCAGGTCTGAGGGAGGGCGTTGGTCGTTGTGTAGGTGAGGCAGTAAGGGATCATTGTGCAACAGCTTCATCTCTTTCCCAGGGCAAAGTTATAGCTGTTGGTGTTGCACCCTGGGGCTTGATATACCAACGTCAGCAACTCGTAAACCCACAG GGTAGTTTCCCAGCACGGTACTATGTGCACAACATGCCCCGTGAGTCCAGCTGCCTGGACAACAACCACCAGGCCTTCCTCTTGGTGGATGATGGAAGTGTAGGAAAGAGAGGTTGTGAAACAATGTTCAGAGCCAACCTGGAAGACTTCATCTCCCATCAGCGCACTGGCATCTGGG GTAGTGGAAGCATTGAGATTCCTGTTTTGTGTGTGCTGATCGCAGGAGATGCTGCAATGCTTGAG AGAGTGGATTTATCTCTGAAAAATAGCACTCCATGGTTGGTGCTGGCAGGGTCGGGTTCAGCGGCAGACTTGATAGCATCAATACTGAAGGATCTCGACATACCTCTGAGTCCACCGGGGAGTCCCACTTTGCCAACCGCTTCCGAAGAAAGTATGAAAAGAGCCAGAGTTGAGCTCagggacagagtgagagagaagaTTAACAAACACTTCCCATCTGAGACTGACCTGGAGAAGCTTGTGGAGCAG GCACTTAGTATCTACCACAACAGAGAGCTGATCACCGTGTTTCATGGAGACCTGGAAGGGCGAGATGACTTTGACAGAATCATCCTAAGAGCTCTCGTAAGAG CTGCTAAACGGGAAGCTAATGATGCTAGCGAGTACACTGAAGAGCTGAAGCTGGCAGTGGCCTGGGACAGAGTGGATATCGCCAAGAGTGAACTCTTTAACGGTGGCATCCAGTGGAGG TATGAAGACCTGGAGGAATCAATGACTGATGCGCTGGTGAACGACAAGCCCCATTTTGTGCGTCTGTTTGTGGAAAACGGCTTGAACATACTGGACTATCTGACGTACCATCGTTTAGAGAGTCTTTACGGCTCAGTGTCGGACTGCAGTCTGGTGTCGTCATTCCTCCAGAGGAGGCTGCAGGAGCGAGTGGAGTTAGCTGGCTCTCAGACCCGTTTAACTTTACCAGATGAGAATTCATCTTTCAAGAGCCACGCCACCACCCTCACCACCCCATCCGCTGCTCGAGACCTCACTCTGTATGAG GTTTCACGGGTATTATCAGAAATCATGGAAGATGTCTGTCAGCCGTTTTACTACGTTACTCTTGGAGTAGAACACAGATGGGCCTCAAGGAAAGCAATGAAG CATGTGAATATGTTGCTTCAAACTGAGAGTGTGTACCGGAAACAGCGCTGTATGTCTCCTTGGATATCTCTGTTCATCTGGGCCGTTCTTCAGAATCGCAGAGAAATGTCTATCTACTTCTGGGAAATG GCGGGGGAGTCGGTGCTAAGTGCTCTTGCCGGATGTAAGATACTAAGAGAGCTCTCCAAGTTGGAGACAGAGACTGAGACCAAGCTCTCAATGAAAGAACTTTCTCAAACCTTTGAGAATCTGGCTCATG ATGTGTTTAGTGAGTGTTACCAGAGCAATGAGAGCCACTCTTTCAAGCTCCTGATCAGACAGTCACCTGTATGGGGCAGCGCCACCTGTCTGCAGATGGCCACCGCGGCTGACGCTCGCCTCTTCTTCAGTCATGATGGAGTGCAG ACTTTACTGTCAGAGATATGGTGGGGGGACATGGACAGCAATACAGAAGTGTGGAAACTCCTCCTCTCATTTTTCCTGCCTCCCTTTATCTACACCGACCTCATCAGTTTCAA GGAGCAGGAGAAAGATGAAGAGCCAGAGGAATTCCATCCGGGTAAAGAATTTGACAGCATCGAGGGAGCCGAGTCATTGCCTGATGGCATAAATAT GGAGGAAGATGTGGAGGAATGTAATCCTCTAAAAGGAAAGCCGGAAG CATCAAGAGCTATCACTCAAAAACGGCCTTTTATATTGCACCGATGGCGGCAGTTCTGGTTTGCACCGGTCACTTCGTTTCTAGGCAACGTGTTGATGTacttcctcttcctgttcctgtttgcTTACATCCTATTGGTTGACTTCAAGCCCCCGCCTCCTGATGGACCCGCCCCTTCAGAGCTTGTGTTGTATTTCTGGGTTTTTACTCTGGTCTGTGAGGAAATTCGACAG ACTTTTTTTGTAGGATCTACCACTGTATTTCAAAGGATGAAGTTGTACATCCAAGACATCTGGAACAAGTGTGACATCACGGCCCTCACGCTCTTTATTCTTGGGCTTCTCTGCAG AATGTTTCCGTGGACGTATAATTTTGGACGTGCGGTACTGTGTGTCGACTATATGGTCTTCACGCTCAGACTCATTCATATATTTGCAGTTCACAAACAACTTGGTCCCAAAATAATCATAGTTGGCAAAATG GTGAAAGATGTGTTTTTCTTCCTGTTCTTCCTGGGGGTGTGGTTAATGGCATATGGAGTAGCCAATCAGGCGCTGCTGTACTCCTATGACTCTCGGTCTGGTTGGGTAACTCGGCGCGTGTTCTACAGGCCATACATGCACATATATGGGCAGATACCACTGGATGAAATTGATG CTGACAAGAGACACGAGAAAGAGTGTACAGACAACGTCACGCTCATCCATCAGGGGGCGGAGCCATGCCCACAGTCTGATTCTAACTGGCTGGTTCTTATTCTGCTGTCAATCTACTTGTTGGTCACCAATATTCTGTTGGTGAACTTGCTCATTGCAATGTTCAG TTACACATTCAATAAAGTTCAGGAGCACAGCGATGTACACTGGAAGTTCCAGCGCTACAACCTAATCTCAGAGTACCACTCACGCCCCTGCCTCTCCCCGCCCTTCATCATCATCTCCCACCTCCATATCTTCATCAAAAGAGTCATTCAGAGATTGCCCTCCAATAAGAACCAACACTTCAGTACGTTCTGA
- the LOC113045677 gene encoding transient receptor potential cation channel subfamily M member 4-like isoform X1 has protein sequence MIKMKIIEKENEAGVGERKSEKDQSWIPKMIKKRVCTTFVEDSSSNGALCQCGGAQELHASTTAGDHVISQWDSEQHTSECPTDAFGQLEFAGAGRRNSPFLRLAHDTPPDNVYSLMTSQWGLPVPNLVVSVVGGEGKEKVKPWVREVIRQGLVRAAQSTGAWIMTSGLREGVGRCVGEAVRDHCATASSLSQGKVIAVGVAPWGLIYQRQQLVNPQGSFPARYYVHNMPRESSCLDNNHQAFLLVDDGSVGKRGCETMFRANLEDFISHQRTGIWGSGSIEIPVLCVLIAGDAAMLERVDLSLKNSTPWLVLAGSGSAADLIASILKDLDIPLSPPGSPTLPTASEESMKRARVELRDRVREKINKHFPSETDLEKLVEQALSIYHNRELITVFHGDLEGRDDFDRIILRALVRAAKREANDASEYTEELKLAVAWDRVDIAKSELFNGGIQWRYEDLEESMTDALVNDKPHFVRLFVENGLNILDYLTYHRLESLYGSVSDCSLVSSFLQRRLQERVELAGSQTRLTLPDENSSFKSHATTLTTPSAARDLTLYEVSRVLSEIMEDVCQPFYYVTLGVEHRWASRKAMKHVNMLLQTESVYRKQRCMSPWISLFIWAVLQNRREMSIYFWEMAGESVLSALAGCKILRELSKLETETETKLSMKELSQTFENLAHDVFSECYQSNESHSFKLLIRQSPVWGSATCLQMATAADARLFFSHDGVQTLLSEIWWGDMDSNTEVWKLLLSFFLPPFIYTDLISFKEQEKDEEPEEFHPGKEFDSIEGAESLPDGINMEEDVEECNPLKGKPEASRAITQKRPFILHRWRQFWFAPVTSFLGNVLMYFLFLFLFAYILLVDFKPPPPDGPAPSELVLYFWVFTLVCEEIRQTFFVGSTTVFQRMKLYIQDIWNKCDITALTLFILGLLCRMFPWTYNFGRAVLCVDYMVFTLRLIHIFAVHKQLGPKIIIVGKMVKDVFFFLFFLGVWLMAYGVANQALLYSYDSRSGWVTRRVFYRPYMHIYGQIPLDEIDADKRHEKECTDNVTLIHQGAEPCPQSDSNWLVLILLSIYLLVTNILLVNLLIAMFSYTFNKVQEHSDVHWKFQRYNLISEYHSRPCLSPPFIIISHLHIFIKRVIQRLPSNKNQHFMLDLNSKEASLLNMWESTLKENLLSTQGKRQRESDTERLKRTSTKVDSVLKQMSEIRDHDRRLRKLESEVQYCSTALSWIVEALSQSDFVKKTGPPPLPSKGIASKRPTFSR, from the exons AGCTGGATCCCAAAGATGATTAAAAAGAGAGTATGCACTACCTTTGTGGAGGACTCATCTAG taATGGGGCTTTGTGCCAGTGTGGTGGAGCACAGGAACTTCATGCATCCACAACGGCTGGTGATCATGTGATCAGCCAGTGGGACAGTGAACAACACACCTCTGAATGCCCCACTGATGCCTTTGGACAGCTGGAGTTTGCTGGAGCTGGACGCAGAAACAGTCCA TTTCTACGTCTGGCACACGATACACCTCCAGACAATGTTTACTCGCTGATGACATCGCAGTGGGGCCTGCCGGTACCCAATCTGGTGGTGTCTGTGGTTGGAGGAGAGGGAAAAGAGAAGGTAAAACCTTGGGTGCGAGAGGTGATCAGACAGGGTCTTGTCCGGGCTGCACAGAGCACAG ggGCTTGGATCATGACATCAGGTCTGAGGGAGGGCGTTGGTCGTTGTGTAGGTGAGGCAGTAAGGGATCATTGTGCAACAGCTTCATCTCTTTCCCAGGGCAAAGTTATAGCTGTTGGTGTTGCACCCTGGGGCTTGATATACCAACGTCAGCAACTCGTAAACCCACAG GGTAGTTTCCCAGCACGGTACTATGTGCACAACATGCCCCGTGAGTCCAGCTGCCTGGACAACAACCACCAGGCCTTCCTCTTGGTGGATGATGGAAGTGTAGGAAAGAGAGGTTGTGAAACAATGTTCAGAGCCAACCTGGAAGACTTCATCTCCCATCAGCGCACTGGCATCTGGG GTAGTGGAAGCATTGAGATTCCTGTTTTGTGTGTGCTGATCGCAGGAGATGCTGCAATGCTTGAG AGAGTGGATTTATCTCTGAAAAATAGCACTCCATGGTTGGTGCTGGCAGGGTCGGGTTCAGCGGCAGACTTGATAGCATCAATACTGAAGGATCTCGACATACCTCTGAGTCCACCGGGGAGTCCCACTTTGCCAACCGCTTCCGAAGAAAGTATGAAAAGAGCCAGAGTTGAGCTCagggacagagtgagagagaagaTTAACAAACACTTCCCATCTGAGACTGACCTGGAGAAGCTTGTGGAGCAG GCACTTAGTATCTACCACAACAGAGAGCTGATCACCGTGTTTCATGGAGACCTGGAAGGGCGAGATGACTTTGACAGAATCATCCTAAGAGCTCTCGTAAGAG CTGCTAAACGGGAAGCTAATGATGCTAGCGAGTACACTGAAGAGCTGAAGCTGGCAGTGGCCTGGGACAGAGTGGATATCGCCAAGAGTGAACTCTTTAACGGTGGCATCCAGTGGAGG TATGAAGACCTGGAGGAATCAATGACTGATGCGCTGGTGAACGACAAGCCCCATTTTGTGCGTCTGTTTGTGGAAAACGGCTTGAACATACTGGACTATCTGACGTACCATCGTTTAGAGAGTCTTTACGGCTCAGTGTCGGACTGCAGTCTGGTGTCGTCATTCCTCCAGAGGAGGCTGCAGGAGCGAGTGGAGTTAGCTGGCTCTCAGACCCGTTTAACTTTACCAGATGAGAATTCATCTTTCAAGAGCCACGCCACCACCCTCACCACCCCATCCGCTGCTCGAGACCTCACTCTGTATGAG GTTTCACGGGTATTATCAGAAATCATGGAAGATGTCTGTCAGCCGTTTTACTACGTTACTCTTGGAGTAGAACACAGATGGGCCTCAAGGAAAGCAATGAAG CATGTGAATATGTTGCTTCAAACTGAGAGTGTGTACCGGAAACAGCGCTGTATGTCTCCTTGGATATCTCTGTTCATCTGGGCCGTTCTTCAGAATCGCAGAGAAATGTCTATCTACTTCTGGGAAATG GCGGGGGAGTCGGTGCTAAGTGCTCTTGCCGGATGTAAGATACTAAGAGAGCTCTCCAAGTTGGAGACAGAGACTGAGACCAAGCTCTCAATGAAAGAACTTTCTCAAACCTTTGAGAATCTGGCTCATG ATGTGTTTAGTGAGTGTTACCAGAGCAATGAGAGCCACTCTTTCAAGCTCCTGATCAGACAGTCACCTGTATGGGGCAGCGCCACCTGTCTGCAGATGGCCACCGCGGCTGACGCTCGCCTCTTCTTCAGTCATGATGGAGTGCAG ACTTTACTGTCAGAGATATGGTGGGGGGACATGGACAGCAATACAGAAGTGTGGAAACTCCTCCTCTCATTTTTCCTGCCTCCCTTTATCTACACCGACCTCATCAGTTTCAA GGAGCAGGAGAAAGATGAAGAGCCAGAGGAATTCCATCCGGGTAAAGAATTTGACAGCATCGAGGGAGCCGAGTCATTGCCTGATGGCATAAATAT GGAGGAAGATGTGGAGGAATGTAATCCTCTAAAAGGAAAGCCGGAAG CATCAAGAGCTATCACTCAAAAACGGCCTTTTATATTGCACCGATGGCGGCAGTTCTGGTTTGCACCGGTCACTTCGTTTCTAGGCAACGTGTTGATGTacttcctcttcctgttcctgtttgcTTACATCCTATTGGTTGACTTCAAGCCCCCGCCTCCTGATGGACCCGCCCCTTCAGAGCTTGTGTTGTATTTCTGGGTTTTTACTCTGGTCTGTGAGGAAATTCGACAG ACTTTTTTTGTAGGATCTACCACTGTATTTCAAAGGATGAAGTTGTACATCCAAGACATCTGGAACAAGTGTGACATCACGGCCCTCACGCTCTTTATTCTTGGGCTTCTCTGCAG AATGTTTCCGTGGACGTATAATTTTGGACGTGCGGTACTGTGTGTCGACTATATGGTCTTCACGCTCAGACTCATTCATATATTTGCAGTTCACAAACAACTTGGTCCCAAAATAATCATAGTTGGCAAAATG GTGAAAGATGTGTTTTTCTTCCTGTTCTTCCTGGGGGTGTGGTTAATGGCATATGGAGTAGCCAATCAGGCGCTGCTGTACTCCTATGACTCTCGGTCTGGTTGGGTAACTCGGCGCGTGTTCTACAGGCCATACATGCACATATATGGGCAGATACCACTGGATGAAATTGATG CTGACAAGAGACACGAGAAAGAGTGTACAGACAACGTCACGCTCATCCATCAGGGGGCGGAGCCATGCCCACAGTCTGATTCTAACTGGCTGGTTCTTATTCTGCTGTCAATCTACTTGTTGGTCACCAATATTCTGTTGGTGAACTTGCTCATTGCAATGTTCAG TTACACATTCAATAAAGTTCAGGAGCACAGCGATGTACACTGGAAGTTCCAGCGCTACAACCTAATCTCAGAGTACCACTCACGCCCCTGCCTCTCCCCGCCCTTCATCATCATCTCCCACCTCCATATCTTCATCAAAAGAGTCATTCAGAGATTGCCCTCCAATAAGAACCAACACTTCA TGTTGGACCTGAACAGCAAAGAGGCCAGTTTGCTGAACATGTGGGAATCGACACTGAAGGAGAACCTGCTTTCCACGCAAGGCAAGAGACAACGAGAGAGTGACACGGAGCGGCTAAAACGCACCTCCACAAA ggtggACAGCGTCCTGAAGCAGATGTCGGAGATTCGCGATCACGATCGTAGGTTGAGAAAGCTGGAGTCAGAG GTGCAGTACTGCTCTACTGCCCTCTCCTGGATAGTGGAGGCACTGTCTCAGAGTGACTTTGTAAAGAAGACAGGTCCACCTCCTCTTCCTTCCAAAG GTATTGCTTCTAAACGGCCCACTTTTTCCAGATGA